Proteins from a single region of Flavobacterium sp. YJ01:
- a CDS encoding DUF4293 domain-containing protein, with amino-acid sequence MIQRIQTVYLILAFAVTGILMLFVPLWTTAAGKPFFFMQDQLYTVILGLTTMLTIISIISFKKRQNQFVLNRLNIILNLILLGLFVYRSLNLSGEAEVSEKGIGMFMPIVAIVLLVLANKAIKKDEDLVKSVDRLR; translated from the coding sequence ATGATACAAAGAATTCAGACTGTATATTTAATTTTAGCTTTTGCTGTAACAGGCATTTTAATGCTTTTTGTTCCATTATGGACAACAGCCGCAGGAAAGCCTTTCTTTTTTATGCAAGACCAACTTTATACTGTAATATTAGGTTTAACAACTATGCTTACTATTATCAGCATAATTTCATTTAAGAAAAGACAAAATCAGTTTGTGCTAAACAGACTGAACATAATATTAAACTTAATTTTATTAGGATTATTTGTATATCGATCACTAAATTTATCTGGAGAGGCTGAAGTCTCTGAGAAAGGTATTGGGATGTTTATGCCGATTGTTGCTATCGTGTTATTAGTTTTAGCTAATAAAGCCATCAAGAAGGATGAAGATCTTGTAAAATCTGTAGATCGTTTGAGGTAA
- the rho gene encoding transcription termination factor Rho, translated as MFDISALKEMKLAELQEIAKLAKTIKINGVKKETLISQILAHQESTLAPAEAPQTAVVSESKEEKPKRARIAPAKTKAANTKNTPVLEFDKVEETVQKNDTPAPVEPIAETATEEVQANKTPAAKKEPKIVKFNKSAYEKKVALNKEKVAANEVATEPVSETVSTEPVVSEPVAETAEKSPVIAPVKKINPNQNKNQNPNQNQNQNPNQNQNQNGNGNGNGNHNNQNPNHKNKKSNNFRDSDFEFDGIIESEGVLEMMPDGYGFLRSSDYNYLASPDDIYLSTSQIRLFGLKTGDTVKGVVRPPKEGEKFFPLVRVLKINGHDPQVVRDRVSFEHLTPVFPSEKFKLAEKGSSVSTRIIDLFSPIGKGQRGMIVAQPKTGKTMLLKDIANAIAANHPEVYLIVLLIDERPEEVTDMQRSVRGEVIASTFDREPQEHVKIANIVLEKAKRLVECGHDVVILLDSITRLARAYNTVQPASGKVLSGGVDANALQKPKRFFGAARNVENGGSLSIIATALTETGSKMDEVIFEEFKGTGNMELQLDRKIANKRIFPAIDLTSSSTRRDDLLLDEKTLQRMWIMRKYLSDMNPVESMDFVNDRFKKTKNNEEFLISMND; from the coding sequence ATGTTTGATATTTCTGCATTAAAAGAAATGAAGCTTGCTGAGCTTCAAGAAATAGCTAAGTTAGCTAAAACAATAAAGATTAATGGTGTCAAAAAAGAGACTTTAATTAGTCAGATTTTAGCACACCAAGAAAGTACTCTTGCGCCTGCAGAAGCTCCTCAAACAGCTGTAGTTTCTGAATCAAAAGAAGAAAAACCAAAACGAGCTAGAATTGCACCAGCAAAAACCAAAGCAGCAAATACCAAAAATACTCCCGTTTTAGAATTTGATAAAGTAGAGGAAACTGTTCAAAAAAACGATACACCTGCACCAGTAGAGCCAATTGCAGAAACAGCGACTGAAGAGGTACAGGCAAATAAAACACCAGCAGCAAAAAAGGAGCCTAAAATTGTAAAATTCAATAAGTCGGCATATGAGAAGAAAGTGGCTCTAAATAAAGAGAAAGTTGCGGCAAATGAAGTGGCAACAGAACCAGTTTCAGAGACTGTTTCAACAGAACCAGTTGTTTCTGAGCCAGTAGCCGAAACAGCTGAGAAATCTCCAGTAATTGCTCCTGTCAAAAAGATTAATCCTAATCAGAATAAAAATCAGAATCCGAATCAGAACCAAAATCAAAACCCGAATCAGAATCAAAATCAAAACGGGAATGGTAATGGAAACGGAAATCACAACAATCAAAATCCTAATCATAAAAATAAAAAAAGCAATAATTTCAGAGATTCAGATTTTGAATTTGATGGAATTATTGAAAGTGAAGGTGTTCTTGAAATGATGCCAGACGGTTACGGATTTTTACGTTCATCAGATTATAATTATTTAGCTTCTCCTGATGATATTTATTTATCAACTTCGCAAATCAGATTATTTGGTCTTAAAACTGGAGATACTGTAAAAGGAGTGGTTCGCCCTCCAAAAGAAGGAGAGAAGTTTTTCCCTTTGGTTCGTGTGTTAAAAATTAATGGACACGATCCGCAAGTAGTTCGTGATAGAGTTTCTTTCGAACACTTAACACCAGTCTTTCCTTCAGAAAAATTCAAACTTGCTGAAAAAGGAAGTTCAGTTTCAACTAGAATTATAGATTTGTTTTCTCCAATTGGAAAAGGACAACGTGGAATGATCGTTGCTCAGCCAAAAACGGGTAAAACAATGCTTTTAAAAGATATCGCAAACGCAATTGCGGCAAATCATCCTGAAGTTTATTTGATAGTTTTGCTTATCGATGAGCGTCCAGAGGAGGTTACTGATATGCAAAGAAGTGTTCGTGGTGAAGTTATTGCTTCAACTTTTGATAGAGAACCACAAGAGCACGTAAAAATCGCTAATATCGTTCTTGAAAAAGCAAAACGTTTGGTAGAATGTGGTCACGATGTTGTGATTTTGTTAGATTCTATTACACGTTTAGCAAGAGCTTACAATACAGTTCAGCCAGCATCTGGAAAAGTATTAAGTGGTGGTGTTGATGCCAATGCATTGCAAAAACCAAAACGTTTCTTTGGAGCGGCAAGAAATGTAGAAAACGGAGGTTCTTTAAGTATCATTGCAACTGCATTAACAGAAACGGGTTCTAAAATGGACGAAGTTATCTTCGAAGAATTTAAAGGAACTGGTAATATGGAGTTACAATTAGATCGTAAGATAGCCAATAAACGTATTTTCCCTGCAATCGATCTTACTTCGTCAAGTACACGTCGCGATGATTTATTATTAGACGAAAAAACACTTCAAAGAATGTGGATCATGCGTAAATATCTTTCTGATATGAATCCAGTAGAATCTATGGATTTTGTAAACGATCGTTTTAAGAAAACCAAAAACAATGAAGAGTTTTTGATTTCGATGAATGACTAG
- a CDS encoding M28 family peptidase — MKKLLLLLLVVSAYSCKTTQSTASKDNSDPTKYINAISEKDLKKMLYTIASDEMEGRETGSPGQKKAGLYMIEQYKKSGVSFPKGASDYYQHIPAAYLNARRNENLADSENIWAFIEGSEKPDEILVISAHYDHVGIKNGEVYNGADDDGSGTVAVIEMAKAFAKAKKQGHGPKRSILFLHVTGEEHGLHGSRFYSENPLFPIANTIADINIDMIGRRDVEHSNTNNYVYVIGADRLSSDLHNAVVAQNEKYIKMDLDFKFNDPKDPNHFYERSDHYNFAKHGIPSIFFFNGVHADYHGKDDTAEKIEYDALTKRTKLAFSLAWDLANRENRPVVDKK; from the coding sequence ATGAAAAAATTACTCCTTTTATTATTAGTTGTCTCTGCGTATTCTTGCAAAACCACGCAGTCAACAGCTTCCAAAGACAATTCAGATCCAACAAAATACATTAATGCTATTTCTGAAAAAGATCTTAAAAAAATGCTTTACACTATTGCTTCTGACGAAATGGAAGGCCGTGAAACTGGTTCTCCTGGACAGAAAAAAGCTGGTCTTTATATGATCGAACAATACAAAAAAAGCGGTGTATCTTTTCCAAAAGGAGCTTCAGATTATTACCAGCATATTCCTGCAGCATACTTAAATGCTAGACGCAACGAAAACTTAGCTGACTCAGAAAACATCTGGGCTTTTATTGAAGGCTCTGAAAAACCAGATGAAATCTTGGTAATTTCAGCACATTACGATCACGTTGGAATTAAAAATGGCGAAGTTTATAATGGAGCTGACGATGATGGTTCTGGAACTGTAGCTGTTATCGAAATGGCAAAAGCTTTCGCGAAAGCTAAAAAACAAGGCCACGGACCAAAACGTTCTATTTTATTTCTTCACGTAACTGGGGAAGAGCACGGTTTACACGGATCTCGTTTTTATTCTGAAAATCCGTTGTTTCCAATTGCTAATACAATTGCCGATATTAATATTGATATGATTGGTCGTCGTGATGTTGAACATTCGAACACAAATAATTATGTTTACGTAATTGGCGCTGACAGATTATCATCTGATTTACACAATGCTGTTGTGGCTCAAAATGAGAAATACATCAAAATGGACTTGGATTTTAAATTTAACGATCCTAAAGATCCGAATCATTTTTATGAGCGTTCTGATCATTATAACTTTGCAAAACATGGTATTCCATCTATTTTCTTCTTCAACGGAGTTCACGCAGATTATCATGGAAAAGATGATACAGCAGAGAAAATCGAATACGATGCTTTGACGAAAAGAACTAAACTGGCTTTTTCACTTGCTTGGGATTTAGCAAATAGAGAAAACAGACCGGTAGTGGATAAGAAATAG
- a CDS encoding DUF3667 domain-containing protein, whose amino-acid sequence MSHSKIREDKTCLNCRHVVEQKFCPNCGQENSDSRKTFHHLFIHFFEDLTHYENAFWKTIKNLLFKPSTLTKEYLSGKRLSYLAPVRLYIFISFITFLLIAMFPSKINGDIDKGEKELNKEIAQATKDLDIKKKDKKYFHFLNMKKIDSIQKYGKENEKLNASSYWFVEKASHVTEKYTKKEIYVKFVESFFHNLPKILFIIMPFFAFFLWIFHNKKRWYYFDHGIFTLHYFSFLLLIFLIMFIIDRLIGLFGENSPMSYISGITSFTGTIWMLYYFFPAHHRFYGESRIVSFAKSVCLFIINSLFILFLLTIYVLYTFINLH is encoded by the coding sequence ATGTCACATAGTAAAATTAGAGAAGATAAAACCTGTTTGAACTGCAGGCACGTTGTAGAACAAAAATTCTGTCCAAATTGCGGGCAAGAAAATAGCGACAGCCGAAAAACTTTTCATCATTTATTTATTCATTTCTTTGAAGATTTAACGCATTACGAAAATGCTTTTTGGAAAACGATTAAAAATCTGCTTTTTAAGCCTTCAACACTTACAAAAGAATATCTTTCGGGAAAACGTTTGTCTTATTTAGCACCAGTTCGATTATACATTTTTATCAGTTTTATTACCTTTTTATTGATTGCCATGTTTCCTAGCAAAATCAATGGAGATATTGATAAAGGTGAAAAGGAATTAAATAAGGAAATAGCACAAGCTACCAAAGATTTGGACATTAAAAAGAAAGACAAGAAATACTTCCATTTTTTGAACATGAAGAAAATTGATTCTATTCAGAAATATGGAAAAGAAAATGAGAAGCTTAATGCTAGCAGCTATTGGTTTGTTGAAAAAGCAAGTCACGTCACTGAGAAATATACCAAAAAAGAGATTTATGTAAAATTTGTAGAATCTTTTTTTCATAATCTTCCGAAAATCTTATTTATTATAATGCCATTTTTCGCTTTTTTCTTGTGGATTTTTCACAATAAAAAAAGATGGTATTATTTTGATCATGGAATTTTTACGCTCCATTATTTTTCGTTTCTGCTGCTCATTTTCCTCATTATGTTTATAATTGACAGGCTTATTGGTCTTTTTGGAGAAAATAGCCCAATGTCTTATATTTCGGGAATTACATCTTTTACAGGAACTATTTGGATGCTGTATTATTTTTTCCCTGCACATCATCGCTTTTACGGTGAATCAAGAATTGTATCGTTTGCCAAAAGTGTTTGTTTATTCATAATAAACTCCCTTTTTATTCTTTTTTTACTAACCATTTACGTTCTTTACACATTTATTAATTTACACTAA
- a CDS encoding dienelactone hydrolase family protein, translated as MKNTALILFSAILFSNLMNAQLKPVKYTDGSQQLNGLFVKSAKKSPNNPGILLLPAWLGIDNASKGIAEELSKLGYHVFIADIYGEGNYPKNTGEAGKQAGFYKTNFDAYQKRIDAALKELVKSGANADNIVAIGYCFGGTGVLEAARGHLNVKGVASFHGGLGKDASRKVEPISTKVLVCHGADDPFVSKDEITSFQQEMRDSKADWQMIYYANSVHSFTNPEAGSDNSKGAAYNPVAAKRSFEHLQLFLNEVLKK; from the coding sequence ATGAAAAACACAGCTCTAATTTTATTCAGTGCAATCTTATTTTCTAATCTTATGAATGCGCAATTAAAACCTGTAAAATATACTGATGGTAGCCAGCAATTAAACGGCTTATTTGTAAAATCTGCTAAGAAAAGCCCTAACAATCCTGGAATTTTACTTTTACCAGCTTGGTTAGGAATTGATAATGCTTCTAAAGGAATTGCTGAAGAATTATCTAAACTTGGTTATCATGTTTTTATCGCTGATATTTATGGAGAAGGAAACTATCCTAAAAATACGGGTGAAGCAGGAAAACAAGCTGGTTTTTACAAAACGAATTTTGACGCTTATCAGAAACGAATTGATGCTGCTTTAAAAGAATTGGTAAAATCGGGAGCCAACGCTGATAATATTGTCGCAATCGGATATTGTTTTGGAGGAACTGGAGTTTTAGAAGCTGCACGCGGACATTTAAATGTAAAAGGTGTTGCATCATTTCATGGAGGTTTAGGGAAAGATGCGAGCAGAAAAGTCGAACCAATTTCTACTAAAGTTTTAGTTTGTCACGGAGCTGATGATCCGTTTGTTTCTAAAGATGAAATCACTTCTTTTCAACAAGAAATGCGCGATTCTAAAGCAGACTGGCAAATGATTTATTATGCAAATTCTGTTCACTCGTTTACAAATCCAGAAGCTGGAAGCGATAATTCTAAAGGCGCGGCTTACAATCCGGTTGCAGCAAAAAGATCTTTTGAGCATTTACAGCTTTTCTTAAATGAAGTTCTAAAAAAATAA
- a CDS encoding Lrp/AsnC family transcriptional regulator, whose product MDLLDEFDISIIKELEKDGRMAFSAIAANLKISNTMVHQRINRMIEQGVIGGIKPIIQEKKIGYDWASFTGITLNKDSDSDRIIEALKEIPEITECYYVTGSFTLYIKIIAKNHEHMRRILYEKIDGIPGIAKTDSIVELGCAFKRNISL is encoded by the coding sequence ATGGATTTATTAGACGAATTTGATATCAGTATTATTAAGGAATTAGAAAAAGATGGCAGAATGGCTTTTTCTGCAATTGCTGCTAATTTGAAAATATCAAATACTATGGTGCATCAGCGCATTAACAGAATGATCGAACAAGGTGTAATTGGCGGGATAAAACCAATAATTCAAGAAAAGAAAATTGGTTACGACTGGGCTTCTTTTACTGGAATTACATTAAATAAAGATTCTGATTCTGATCGAATTATTGAAGCGCTAAAAGAAATTCCCGAAATTACAGAATGTTATTATGTTACAGGTTCGTTTACCTTATACATTAAAATAATTGCCAAAAATCATGAACATATGCGTCGTATTCTTTACGAAAAAATCGATGGAATTCCGGGAATCGCTAAGACAGATTCTATTGTAGAACTCGGTTGCGCTTTTAAAAGGAACATATCATTATAA
- the rocD gene encoding ornithine--oxo-acid transaminase: MISTEKALSSKSEVLIEKENKYGAHNYHPLPVVLERGEGVYVWDVDGKKYYDFLSAYSAVNQGHCHPKIVGAMVEQAQKLTLTSRAFYNDKLGNYEEYVTKYFGFDKVLPMNTGAEAVETALKISRKWAYEVKGIPENQAQIIVCENNFHGRTTTIISFSNDETARKNFGPFTDGFIKIEYDNLDALENALNSSKNIAGFLVEPIQGEAGVYVPSEGYLAKAKALCEKHNVLFIADEVQTGIARTGKLLAVHHENVQPDVLILGKAISGGVYPVSAVLCNDEIMNVIKPGQHGSTFGGNPVAAAVAIAALDVIKDEKLAENAERLGIILRDGLNKIAEKNDLITLVRGKGLLNAIVINTDEESDLAWEICLKFRDNGLLAKPTHGNKIRLAPPLVMTEDQINECLEIIEKSLNEFRN, encoded by the coding sequence ATGATTAGTACAGAAAAAGCACTTTCGTCAAAATCAGAAGTTTTGATTGAAAAAGAGAATAAATATGGAGCTCATAATTACCATCCGCTTCCGGTAGTTTTAGAGCGTGGAGAAGGAGTTTACGTTTGGGATGTTGACGGTAAAAAATATTATGACTTTTTATCAGCTTATTCTGCTGTAAATCAAGGTCACTGCCATCCAAAAATTGTTGGTGCAATGGTAGAACAAGCTCAAAAACTTACTTTGACTTCTCGTGCTTTTTACAATGATAAATTAGGAAATTACGAAGAATACGTAACAAAATATTTTGGTTTTGATAAAGTTCTTCCGATGAATACAGGAGCTGAAGCAGTAGAAACAGCTTTGAAAATTTCTAGAAAATGGGCGTATGAAGTAAAAGGAATTCCAGAAAATCAAGCACAGATTATTGTTTGCGAGAATAACTTTCATGGAAGAACCACTACAATTATTTCATTTTCGAATGATGAAACGGCTCGTAAAAACTTCGGACCTTTTACAGATGGTTTCATTAAAATTGAATATGATAATTTAGACGCGCTAGAAAACGCTTTAAATTCTTCAAAAAATATTGCTGGATTCTTGGTTGAACCAATTCAGGGTGAAGCGGGAGTTTATGTGCCTTCTGAAGGTTATTTAGCGAAAGCAAAAGCACTTTGCGAAAAACACAATGTTCTTTTTATTGCCGATGAGGTTCAGACTGGAATTGCGCGTACAGGAAAATTATTGGCAGTTCACCACGAAAATGTGCAACCTGATGTTTTAATTTTAGGGAAAGCAATTTCTGGTGGAGTTTATCCAGTTTCGGCTGTTTTGTGTAATGACGAAATAATGAATGTAATTAAGCCAGGACAACATGGATCTACTTTTGGCGGAAATCCTGTTGCTGCGGCTGTTGCAATTGCAGCTTTAGATGTAATTAAAGACGAAAAACTAGCTGAAAATGCAGAACGTTTAGGAATTATTTTAAGAGATGGTTTAAATAAAATCGCAGAAAAAAATGACTTAATTACGCTGGTTCGCGGAAAAGGACTTCTAAACGCAATTGTAATCAATACAGACGAAGAATCTGATTTGGCTTGGGAAATCTGCTTAAAATTTAGAGACAACGGATTATTGGCAAAACCAACTCATGGAAATAAAATTAGATTAGCTCCGCCTTTGGTTATGACAGAAGATCAGATTAATGAATGTCTGGAGATTATCGAGAAATCTTTGAATGAGTTTAGAAATTAA
- a CDS encoding arylsulfatase: MNTKLKNVALAFLLSGTVFTSKSNAQNNASKPNIILIMVDDMGYSDLGNYGSEINTPNLDRLAKEGTRLREFYNNSICAPTRASLLTGQYQHKAGVGFFDVNLGLPAYQGYLNKESLTLGEVFRSGGYSTLLSGKWHVGSEDQAQWPNQRGFDKFYGILKGASNYFDTKPLPFGKTPYPVKLIRNNEELHPKDDSYYFTDEIGNNAVTFLDEQNKENKPFFLYLAFTAPHWPLQAKPVDIAKYRGKFDEGWDVLREKRIEKLKANGILLPNQTISPRDPEVPEWSKLTYDEKQFWKAKMEVYAAMVDNMDQNVGKVLDKLKALKKDKNTLIIFISDNGAQGGFNTYNPLGRGLVRNEGPVGTSGSFDYQEQNWAYLSNTPLQQYKNNMHEGGFSSPFIAWFPSKIKAGRIDKGTGHIIDLAPTFYELAGIEYPKNLNGVNSNPLAGKSLLPVLFENASEVNRGEPLFWERAGNRAVRDGKWKLVSIYPSYEWELYNLETDRGETTNVAAQNPRIVNQLSAKYFDWADKTGVVEYSKFKLKPETMPGGAALKK; this comes from the coding sequence ATGAATACCAAACTTAAAAACGTTGCACTTGCTTTTCTTCTTTCTGGAACGGTGTTTACTTCCAAATCTAATGCTCAGAATAATGCATCAAAACCTAACATCATTTTGATTATGGTTGACGATATGGGTTATTCTGATTTAGGAAATTATGGTTCAGAAATTAACACTCCAAACTTAGATCGATTGGCAAAAGAAGGAACTCGTCTTCGCGAATTTTACAACAATTCTATTTGCGCTCCAACAAGAGCTTCTTTATTAACAGGTCAATATCAGCATAAAGCCGGCGTTGGTTTTTTTGATGTCAATTTAGGATTGCCAGCTTATCAAGGTTATTTAAACAAAGAATCTTTAACCTTAGGCGAAGTTTTCCGTTCTGGCGGATACAGCACACTTTTATCTGGAAAATGGCACGTTGGTTCTGAAGATCAAGCGCAATGGCCGAACCAAAGAGGTTTTGATAAATTTTATGGCATCTTAAAAGGTGCTTCTAATTATTTCGATACCAAACCTTTGCCTTTTGGCAAAACACCTTATCCGGTAAAATTAATTCGCAATAACGAAGAACTGCATCCAAAAGATGATTCTTATTATTTTACAGATGAAATCGGAAATAATGCCGTGACTTTCTTAGACGAACAAAACAAAGAAAACAAACCGTTCTTTTTATACTTAGCGTTTACTGCTCCGCATTGGCCGTTGCAAGCAAAACCAGTTGATATTGCAAAATACAGAGGAAAATTTGATGAAGGCTGGGATGTTTTGAGAGAAAAAAGAATTGAGAAATTAAAAGCCAATGGTATTTTACTTCCCAACCAAACCATTTCGCCAAGAGATCCAGAAGTTCCAGAATGGAGCAAACTGACTTACGATGAAAAACAATTTTGGAAAGCCAAAATGGAAGTTTACGCCGCAATGGTAGACAATATGGATCAAAACGTGGGTAAAGTTTTAGACAAACTGAAAGCCCTTAAAAAAGACAAAAACACACTTATTATTTTTATTTCTGATAATGGCGCTCAAGGCGGATTTAACACTTACAATCCGTTAGGAAGAGGTTTGGTTCGAAATGAAGGGCCTGTTGGAACTTCTGGATCTTTTGATTATCAGGAACAAAATTGGGCTTATTTATCAAACACACCTTTACAGCAATATAAAAACAATATGCACGAAGGCGGTTTTAGTTCGCCATTTATCGCTTGGTTTCCTTCAAAAATAAAAGCAGGAAGAATTGATAAAGGAACTGGACATATTATTGACCTAGCTCCTACTTTTTATGAATTGGCTGGAATTGAATATCCTAAAAATTTAAATGGCGTAAATTCTAATCCATTAGCTGGAAAAAGTTTACTTCCTGTTTTGTTTGAAAATGCTTCTGAAGTAAATCGCGGCGAACCTTTATTCTGGGAAAGAGCTGGAAATAGAGCCGTTCGTGATGGAAAGTGGAAATTGGTTTCTATCTATCCTTCTTACGAATGGGAGCTTTACAATCTAGAAACAGATCGAGGCGAAACCACCAATGTTGCTGCTCAAAATCCTAGAATCGTAAACCAGCTTTCTGCCAAATATTTTGACTGGGCCGATAAAACTGGAGTTGTAGAATACAGTAAATTCAAACTAAAACCAGAAACAATGCCAGGTGGCGCTGCTCTAAAAAAATAA
- a CDS encoding putative sulfate exporter family transporter, translating to MSTQTKPFTIHEDWTVVILGFIIIGISLFIFLPEVPVFSWSDTTDLTAKVFDFKNLKILFIQFIYLISIGTFGAFLIGKSVKYFLFTFPIVYVLTLAALILAGNSAIKSINLEAVIFSLIIGLAIGNFFKLPDWLRSALSTEVFVKIGLVLLGTSVIFSDILKAGSLGLIQALIVVLSVWYFAFWLCKKLKVDDELTMMISSAVSICGVSAAIATSGAIKGDSKKLSYVISIVLVTAIPMMIFMPIIAKYFNFPEEVTGAWLGGSIDTSGAVVASGTLVGETALKISTIVKFSQNVLLGIAAFAISVYWTYTHNKSGEVLESKPTLNVIWERFPKFVIGFIAASLVFSFFITPETRDTVKDSLKNLQGLWFALAFTSIGLETNFKDLLQNNSKKPLIAFLIAQLFNIIITLIIAFLLFSK from the coding sequence ATGTCAACTCAAACCAAACCATTTACTATTCACGAAGACTGGACCGTTGTAATTCTCGGATTTATAATTATTGGAATTTCACTTTTTATCTTTCTTCCAGAAGTTCCCGTTTTTAGCTGGTCAGACACTACTGATTTAACAGCGAAAGTATTTGATTTTAAAAACCTTAAAATACTTTTCATTCAATTTATATATTTAATTTCTATTGGAACTTTTGGTGCTTTTTTAATTGGAAAATCCGTAAAATATTTTCTATTTACTTTTCCAATAGTTTATGTTTTGACTCTAGCTGCACTAATTCTCGCAGGAAATTCTGCCATCAAATCCATCAATTTAGAGGCGGTTATTTTTAGTTTGATAATTGGTTTAGCGATTGGAAACTTTTTCAAACTTCCAGATTGGTTACGATCGGCACTTTCAACAGAAGTTTTTGTCAAAATCGGCTTGGTTTTATTGGGAACAAGCGTCATCTTTTCAGACATTTTAAAAGCAGGATCTTTAGGATTAATTCAAGCTTTAATTGTCGTTTTATCCGTTTGGTATTTTGCTTTTTGGCTTTGCAAGAAATTAAAAGTTGACGACGAATTAACAATGATGATTTCTAGTGCTGTTTCCATTTGTGGTGTTTCTGCTGCGATTGCAACTTCGGGCGCGATAAAAGGAGATTCTAAAAAACTGTCTTATGTCATTTCTATCGTTTTGGTAACTGCAATTCCGATGATGATTTTTATGCCCATTATTGCTAAATATTTCAATTTTCCTGAAGAAGTTACGGGAGCTTGGCTTGGAGGAAGCATCGATACTTCTGGTGCTGTGGTTGCTTCTGGAACTTTGGTCGGGGAAACGGCATTAAAAATTAGTACGATTGTAAAGTTTTCTCAAAATGTTTTATTAGGAATTGCAGCTTTTGCCATTTCTGTTTATTGGACTTACACACATAACAAATCTGGAGAAGTTTTAGAATCAAAACCAACGCTCAATGTGATTTGGGAACGTTTTCCAAAATTTGTTATCGGTTTCATTGCCGCTTCGCTTGTTTTTTCATTTTTCATTACACCCGAAACTCGCGACACGGTAAAAGATAGCTTAAAAAATCTGCAAGGACTTTGGTTTGCATTGGCGTTTACCAGTATTGGTTTAGAAACCAATTTCAAAGATTTGCTTCAAAATAACAGCAAGAAACCTTTGATTGCTTTCTTAATCGCACAATTATTCAACATCATTATTACGCTTATAATCGCTTTTTTACTTTTTAGTAAATAA